A region of the Pungitius pungitius chromosome 8, fPunPun2.1, whole genome shotgun sequence genome:
ACCCTCAATGTGACTCAGCCATAGATGCTGATGCTTCTGAAGGCCAGCCAATGTCCGAGGAGGACCTAAGAGAGTCTTTGAAGAAGCAGCTCGAGTTCTGCTTTTCTAGGTCAGTGGGGaagaaatgttcaaatatatGTACCTTTTTGACTAACACTGTTTGCAAGGTGCTTGGAGCTACGAGAACACATTGATGAATATGTGAATTGTCCCTGTATGGTTTGCAAAGAGCTAGTTATTTCTATAATAGAGTATATTGGTATATCTTAAGTGTCGCACCCTTTTAGGGGTATCCATCATTGGTCTAAaggatttttacattttgaatgattgtgtttttttcccaatGTTGTTTTGGGTGATTGCAGAGAGAACCTGTCAAAGGACCTGTACCTGATATCCCAGATGGACAGTGACCAGTTTGTTCCTATCTGGACCATCGCTTGCATGGAGGACATTAAAGCTCTTACTACTGATATGGCTCTCATTCTGGATGTCCTGCGAGGTAATAATGCTGCTGTTCTGCCTGCAAAACGCTAGAAGCTTCACTGACACTTTGCTTTACAGACAGATCTTAACGATGGGTCAGAGTTGAATAAGTGACCTCATTGAAGTTCCAGTGAAATTTGAGTTGGTCTTCCAATACAGAAGACAAACTGACACCTCATAATCTATTTACAAAAAGATCAACAAacaagtaatatatatatttaatttatttggaCCTGTGTTGTTAAATCAGTGCACCGTGTGTGATCTAAAGGGGttaaagaggcttttttttccatctcgaTTTAAATCAAGAGTAGAGTAATCTGAAACAAATTCCCTAattgacattttattgtttgCCCTTAAGTACCTTTTCAAATGGTGAAAACACTTGTGCTCTGTCTCTGTCACAGCTTTGCCTATGGTGCAAGTTGATGAACCTGGAGAGAAAGTTCGGCCAAACCATAGTCGCTGCATCATCATTTTGAGAGAGGTACCAGAGACTACACCAATTGAGGTAAAGATGGTTCCAAACTGCATGCTAAGAACACTTACAACTATTGCATATGTTGCTCACAGGTTTTGCAGAAAGGTCTGCTGACAACAATTcagttaaatatattttagataTTCCGTGTAATATCTGCCTTGCTGTATTTGATGCTAaactttgtaaatgtatttgttctaTGTGGTATATTGTAGCTTATTGGCAATATATTGTAGTAGAGTCTGCAAGGAGATGttgtgtgttagtgtttgaGGGTGAAAGTTATAATATGGGCCTTGCATCTCTTTCACAGGAAGTGGAGGCTCTTTTTCAAAGTGAAAACTGTCCAAAAGTGTTAGGTGCTGAGTTTGCACACAACAGCAACTGGTACATAACATTTCAGTCTGATATGGATGCACAGCAGGTACGTCTCCACATTAATGTACATGTGGCTTACTTACAATTTTATGCATAATCCTAAAGTCAAAACCCAGTAAACATCGTCTTTAATTATTAATAAGTCATGTATAAGAGTCTGAACAATACCACTACATATTGGATCTGTAATATGCTTTGTGATCCCATTACCTTTTGGATGATAAGTTCCACAGTCCATGTTCaagattcttttattttttcattgttaTTGGTTACAGTACTGATCATCTCATTAGTACCCTGAAGGTGAGGAGAGCTTGTATTAGAATTGAAAGGAACACAACTTTTCTAACTTTGAATATCTGTATGTTTTGTCTGTAGGCCTACAGATACCTAAGAGAGGAAGTAAAAACATTCCAGGGAAAACCAATAATGGTAAGTTACTTTCAAtgactaaaatgtaaaaccaacaTTTATCTTTTAGTGCGCTGATAAGTTTTTATTTCACCTGCGGTCCACTGTTGTTATTGCCTGTAATTTACACTGTTGTATGGAGCCCAGGAAGCCTTGTGTTACACAATTGGTTGTGTGATCAGCTATTGCGTCACTACTCTGACTAATCTGGAGCCGCAGGAGTGACCTTGGGAAATGTGTACAGAGAGACATGATAAGCAGGGAGGTGTATGTCAAGTGTTGCACTTGCATATCTAGGCAGTTTTATTTCACTTCTTATCGCAATGTGACATTTACCTCTGTATTTCAGGCATCTAATACATCCGTTTTCAGCTGGactttgaattgaatttgtgtgcagctgatgaaacaaacaagtCTTGTGACATTTACAGCTCTGTCTAAACCCCGGTGATGATCAGTATCGCGCTTAGAAGGACCCATATACACTGTGGCTGGCTAGGAGGAACCTATCATCTGAAGCTTTTTTTCAATATGTTTATCTCTGCTTACTTTACTTCCCCTTATTCTCTTCTActcacccccccttcccccaccccctctcttgCTCCTAGTCAGTACAATGTTGTAACGGCCTAATGACCGTGAGATTATGAGATCTGAGGGGACTGTGAGAAAATTTGACGTATCTCTTGGCGAACACAGCTGATTATCTTCTCTCTCCCCACCACCAACAGGCCCGCATTAAGGCCATAAACACATTCTTTGGTAAGAACAGCTTCCGCAGTGTGAACTCGAGTGTGTACAATCAGCAGACTCAACCACAGGCTCAATATAGCGCCCCAGTTTACATGCAGCAGGCGTACAGCCCTCAGCAGCAATACCCCGTGTACCCAGTGGTGTCTCCCTCATGGAACCCTGCGGTCGTCCCCTACTTTGAAACACCACTGGTGAGTGAGCATTTTTACTcttcacattttcaaatatattgtCCAGAGCATCAGAGACAATTTTACAAGCTTATCATCAAATTGTATCTACCACTACCAGGCACCTTTTCCACATAGCAGTTTCATGAATGGTTACAGCAGTCCTGGGAACTATGACGCAAACGCAAGCACCATCAACAGCCATCAATCCATAAGCAGGAACCGGTAAGTGCAAGGCCCAAGAAAACTCTCATTCATTGTCGTGCTGAGTATCAAATGGGGTGTATTCATGGTAGTATGAAATGTGCTTTATCTTATGTTTGCCCAGACACCATGTTAAGGGTCACCCTAGGCCTGGAGACATGCCTTCTCTTGCTCAAGGGCCCCTGGTGGATGGCCTGTCTGGTCCCTTAAGTCCACGACCCTTCCAGACATCAGCGATTGCGACTGGCGCCACTTTGGAAACGGCCTCTCTAACCTCATTCAGCCTTAAAGACACTTCTCCACAGGCCATTGTACCCAGTGGATATCTGAGTGAGGCTCCCCGGGGCAGGTAAATGAATATTATGCTAATTAACACTGCGGTGATTAAGATTTAGAGCCAAAATGTAACTGGTGAATATGTATCAAGTCATGTGTTGTGAATCATTTTCAGTTTGCGTACCATGTCCCGTcacaatttgtttttcatgaaaaTGAACTCATTGCAttctttgtatttgtctgaacatTCAAAATGCAACTTTTCGTAACTTTTCGTAAACCTTCTTATGTGAAATGATCTGTATTCATTGTAGGAGAGGTAGCTACAGAGGCATgaggaggaaaagagaagaTGACAATACTACGGTCTGTATATTTCCTCTTTCATCTAATAAAATAGTCAAGTAGAATTTTGAATGTTGACCAAAGAGGTCCTGGTGTGCCAACTTCAGTGTTTCATATCTCCATTTGGTGTAAACTGCTTAAAATTACAGAGACCTGTCCCTCTGATGGAAATACCTCCTCCACCAAAGTTTGACCTGGCAGCTTCCAATTTTCCTCCTTTGCCGGGATCTGTGGCCACTATGCTAGGAGAAACTATGCCAGAGATGCGCCTTTCTGATGTTGTGCGCGGCCTAAAGGTAACCAACAAGGTAAATATCTTTGATACCGTTACACTATCCAGACTTCTGTAAGCCACAAAGAAGCCCGCTGTTTAAATGCACATCATTGTGATTTATTTCAGCCTGTGAACCAAGAGGTTGCCGGGACCCGACAAACAAACATCTCTGAAGAAGAAGCTGTCAGCAAACAAAATGCTCTAACCCGGGTTGCTGAACCTCCTTCTGTGACCCCACAAACGGTGGATCCACCAGTCTTAAGGTAGTTTTCATTAAGTCTATAAAACGTCTCTAAATTGAAAAGGCGTAAACAATGTAATTAAccaatatttcactttttttttttttttttttttttaacaatttataGTGTTTCTCCTCCGGCGAAGGAAGAGGATGTAGCTGAACCTTCTATTCCTAAAGACGTCATCTCGACAGCCTCGCCGGGTCCCTCCCCGACAGCCTCCGAACCCGCTTCCTCCGCCTGCAGCCAGTCTGTTTCTACAGAAGCACCTTCCTCACCTCCACCATCTCCAACATCGGAGCTGGTAAGGCCCGCCTTCCCACCCACATCAGTTTACAGCTCCCTGTTTAATCACAAGTCATTCAAACTAACCCACTGTTCAAGCTTGAATTGTAGCAGATAGCGTGTGGCTGTTTactgttttcctgttttattgtttaaattCTGCCCATTGTTTGCTCACCAGGGGTCAAGAAAGCTGAGCTATGCAGAGGTGTGCCAGCGGCTGGCCAAGGAGCCGCCACCAGCACAGacgccctctccctccccccccgcctcctcagCCAACCAACCACTGCAGGAGCTCAAGGTTAACCGGGTGGAGGAGCCTCGTCCCACCTCCAGGCGCACTACAGAGAAACCCGGAGAGAGCCGCACCCCTCGCCAGCCTTTGCGCTCTTTCAGAGGGGCGAATGGCCAAGCCCGACCCGGGACACTGAAGACTCGGGAGAATCCGAGAGGCCTGAACACTAGCAAACCCTTCTCCCCTCACCGGGGAGCCAGACGCAGTGGCAAAGAACAGAACATCCCCCCTAGATCTCCAAAGTAACTGGGGAAAGATTAACCtataaaacaaaggaaaaactatatttatgtaaatatataatatatgtaaataGACAGATGaatatatttcatttgaaagacTTTTTCAAAGAATCAAAATATTGTTGCAAACCTGAAATACTTTTTAAGGAAGGTGCAAATATACTAAATGGAGAAAACATACTTTGCTTAAAGTAATCGCACCGTGACGTTCCCAAAAGATGCCTTTTATAAACGGGCTGAATCTGTAGTGTCTAAATGTGCAGGAGAGAGGaatattgttacttttgaaATATTGGTCTTAACATTTAGCAAGCGCAGTTGacatccaaaataataaatgaggCCCATTGGGTTAGCGATTAATTGTTAGCATGTGATTCACCCAGGGTGAAATACCAAATCAAGGATGTTAGTCTGATTATGAACGATGAGGAAGATGTTAAATCCATGGCGGAATAATAGAAACAGTGGGGTGTCATTGACTAAAGAAGGTTTGAACTTTGAGTAGCTGTATTTTAACGCCTTGCATAACGTAGAAATTGTCTACAGAAGATGttgatgaatatgaaatatattCAGTGCATTGCAAACATAATCCTTTGTTTTCGCGTTAGTCATCTTAGTGATGCAGGTGTTTGATCAATACCAGTGATTGACTTACTGAACTAcatcagtttttgttttttgtttttacaggaaTGTATCAGGGGTTTAACTCCTGTGCACATCTGTATACCTTGTACAAATTCTATAGTTAGAAAAGTAGTTGTCAGCCAAATTACCTCCTGTTGCCAAGTGTTATTGGGCTTAAGCAGGAGCAGAAAATCTAGTTTGCTGACAAGTCAccaatgcttgtgtgtgtgtgtgtgttatggggCTTGGCGGCTGACTTTGGTTCTAGGCCTGGCTCTGGATGTGGCTCATTCTTTATTTCCACTTTCAGGAAGGTTTTTAAGAGTAGAATGATGGGTCCTGTACTAAGCTGTCTTTACTTGTTTATTCCTCTCGATTTAAGGTGGCTATTTCATGGTGATGCAATGAAGTTGATAGCCTGCATTATTTCTCTATTTGATACACAATAAGCTTCAGATGAATGTAGTCCTTTTTGGCATAAAACCACTTTTGAGATTGATCTTGTAAATGTCGATATGTAGTAGTAGCTTTCTTTGAGCGAGTGCATATACAGATTGTTTTTCTTAATGTCTTGTTCTTTGTGCTGGGTTTAATTTTCTTCTAATGGTATTAACTGTTTTTGTAATATGAGTACATAAGTGTGTCAATTGATCTAAGAAAAGATTTGTACTTTGTAATTGACAATTGGATTGTGAGCCAGTTATGTCAAAGGTGAACCGAATACACCTGGACTTTTAGTGGTGGGAGTATAAATGCACTATCCTTAAATCTCCAGGATTTTAATCCTAAAAAGTTAAACATGGAAAGGGGTTGCACAGAATTGTTCAACTTGAGTGTAACTGTTTAATTATAGTGTTTGCTTTTCCTCAGATTAGTCTGTTGTTGCAAttggaaatgaacaaaaaaaaatcagtgaaGATAAGAGTTGCAGCTTTTTAGGATTTGGGGGATAAATCATTATAAATGTCTGCTGCTTTTAGGGACTTGATTACAGTGTGTTCTGTGTCTTGTAATCAGTAGTTCAACTGTGTTTGTATACTGTATTATGTGTGTTAGAGAAATTGTATTGGCTTCAGACTGCATGGAACTATTGTCACAAACCAAACCTCCAGTGCCTTAACTCGTTTCAGTAAAAACGGCAAATATTGTGAGCACATCTATTCGTCACACTAAACATGGCTGATTAATTCTTTTGTCAAAATCCAATGTATCAGTTTTTGACATTGAAGACACTGGATCTACTTGTGGTCCCTTGTTATTTTAGGTACAGGGCTGGTTAAAGTGAAGCTTTATGCCTGTGCGCATGTTTGTCCGTTATGTCTATGACACATTTTATTCTCTTAGCTTGTCAATGCAATGTCAGTCTTGTAACCGAATGCTGCGTTCACTCGCAATCATGAGATTGCAGTTTTACGCCAAATACACTGGTTTATTAAGTGATAATGTGATTTCTGAGTCTgagatgtcaaaataaaaaaaaatatttttaaacttatttcTGGGTGTGTGAAAGTAATCGTCCTGTGGCccttcattttaatttatttaaaactggaatttgtatttatttgaacGTGGAATTTAGTCACGCAACACGCACACATTCTCGTCAAAAAGGATTTGTTGACCACCCGGAACGAAGTTGCCGTATTTGTGCTCCGGAGATTTCACTGACGTGTGTCACCAACGCAAATGAGAGGAATAACATTGTattgaaataaattaaagatGGTATGTTAAGGCAACGTCGGAGGACATGAAGATGCACTAAAGTCACCGGCATCAGGTCCACGTTTACCCCCGACGTCAACCCCGTTACGTAATGTTAAAACCGTGTACCAGCTCTCGCGGTGTTGCTAATGGAAGAGTCAGAGTGTCAACAACGGCCAGCTATCGATACAGCAGCACTGTCcggagcagggaggggggagtcaAGAGGCTATAACGTCTGGTAAGTTTAGCCGCATTTCGGACCATCG
Encoded here:
- the larp4ab gene encoding la-related protein 4, which translates into the protein MVTTKGAGLNPNAKVWQEMPAHQNDVPEETEDSPWLLTYPPAAEMTDGYADVPSSAGKGYEAEFPDSTAAYASVPAEGIVNGTDHSNSEYLVFDPQCDSAIDADASEGQPMSEEDLRESLKKQLEFCFSRENLSKDLYLISQMDSDQFVPIWTIACMEDIKALTTDMALILDVLRALPMVQVDEPGEKVRPNHSRCIIILREVPETTPIEEVEALFQSENCPKVLGAEFAHNSNWYITFQSDMDAQQAYRYLREEVKTFQGKPIMARIKAINTFFGKNSFRSVNSSVYNQQTQPQAQYSAPVYMQQAYSPQQQYPVYPVVSPSWNPAVVPYFETPLAPFPHSSFMNGYSSPGNYDANASTINSHQSISRNRHHVKGHPRPGDMPSLAQGPLVDGLSGPLSPRPFQTSAIATGATLETASLTSFSLKDTSPQAIVPSGYLSEAPRGRRGSYRGMRRKREDDNTTRPVPLMEIPPPPKFDLAASNFPPLPGSVATMLGETMPEMRLSDVVRGLKVTNKPVNQEVAGTRQTNISEEEAVSKQNALTRVAEPPSVTPQTVDPPVLSVSPPAKEEDVAEPSIPKDVISTASPGPSPTASEPASSACSQSVSTEAPSSPPPSPTSELGSRKLSYAEVCQRLAKEPPPAQTPSPSPPASSANQPLQELKVNRVEEPRPTSRRTTEKPGESRTPRQPLRSFRGANGQARPGTLKTRENPRGLNTSKPFSPHRGARRSGKEQNIPPRSPK